The region GCCTGCCCGGCGTCGATCTCGGCCTGTTTCACCCACCCGCGTAGCGTCTCAGGGTTGATCCCGAGCTGCTCGCCGATGCGCTGAAGCGCACCGGTCTTCCGCGCCGGGTCCTGTCGTGCCTCGACCGCGAGCCGCGTCGCGCGCTCACGCAACTCGTCCGGGTACTTCTTCGGTGCTGCCATGACTCTTATCCGGCTCTTCGCAGATGACGGTGTAGCCGGGGTCGAGCGCGTCGTCGGCGGGTAGGTGTCGAGGCCTCCCAGGATGGAGGTTCCTACGCCGGCCATCCGAGAGAGACCTCGACGTGTTCCACGCTACCTTCGCGACCCCTGACCTGACCACGTTCTGCGGCCTGGACGAGCTCGGTCTGGAGGTCGTCGGGCAGCGCCTCGAGCCGGATCGGGTGGTGCTGGAGTGCCGGCTGGCCGAGACCGATCCGTGGTGCCGGAGCTGCGGCGCCGAGGGCGTGCCGCGAGGCACGGTGACGCGTCGGTTGGCGCACGAGCCGTTCGGTCACCGGCCGACGACGCTGCTGGTGCGCGTGCGCCGCTACCGCTGCTCACCGTGCGGCCGGACGTGGCGGCAGGACACGACGGCGGCAGCGCCGGCGCGAGCGAAGCTCTCCCGCGGCGGTCTGCGGTGGGCGCTGGAGGGCATTGTCATCGACCACCTCTCGATGGCCCGCGTCGCGGCCGGGCTGGGCGTGGCCTGGCACACGGCCAACGACGCGGTGCTGGCCGAGGGACGGCGGCTGCTGATCGACGACCCGGCACGGCTGGAGGGCGTGACCACGCTCGGCGTTGACGAGCATGTCTGGCGTCACACCAGGCGCGGCGACAGATACGTGACCGTCGTCATCGACCTCACCCCGATCCGCGACGGCACCGGCCCGGCACGCCTGCTCGACATGGTCCCTGGCCGCTCGAAGCAGGCGTTCAAGACCTGGCTCGCGGCCCGCCCGACAGCGTGGCGCGACCGACTCACGGTGGTGGCGATGGACGGCTTCGCCGGCTTCAAGACCGCTGCCGCGGAAGAGGTGCCGGACGCGGTCGCGGTCATGGATCCGTTCCACGTCGTCCGCCTTGCCGGCGACGCGCTGGACGACTGCCGCAGGCGCGTCCAGCAGCACATCCACGGTCATCGAGGCCGCAGGGGCGTTCCGCTCTACGGCGCCCGCCGCACCCTGCACACCGGGCTGCGGTTCCTCACCGATCGGCAAGGCGCGCGACTGGACGCGCTGTTCGCCGATGAGCGGCATGGCGCGGTCGAGGTCACGTGTGAGTTCTATCAGCGGCTCGTGACCGCCTACCGCGAGCCCGACAGGGCGAAGGCGAAGCAGTTGATGCAGGCGCTGATCGAAGCGATCGGATCGGGCGTCCCGCAAGCGCTCAAGGAGATCGGCAAGCTCGGGCGGACGCTGAAGCGACGGGCCGCCGACGTGCTCGCCTACTTCGACCGACCCGGCACTTCGAACGGTCCGACCGAGGCGATCAACGGTCGCCTTGAGCACCTCCGCGGCTCCGCGCTCGGCTTCCGGAACCTCAGCAACTACATCGCCCGGTCCCTGCTCGAAGCCGGCGGCTTCAGACCGGTGCTACACCCTCAAATGCGATGAGCCTCTTATCCTCCGTGAGTTGAGAACCTCCACCGAACCCGGGGCGCTTCAGTGTGACGATTGGGTACGGCCAGGGAGCGGCACCGGATTCGCCGGGGATGAGCTCGATGGTGATGCTCTTCGTGGTTGAGGTGCGTCCGATCAGTCTGCACTCTGACCAGCGCGGGGTGACGCGGTCGAATGCGCAGTCGGTGAGCGCGACCTGTTTGTGTTTCTCGGTGTCGATGCGGAGCGTGACTCGGAAGAGCAGCACGGTCACGTCGTTTCCGATTCCTTGAGCGCGAGCCTGTGCGGGCTTGGGGTGCGGGAGGTCACCGGTGAGCACTGCTGGGGTGTCAGTGATCTCCACCAGTCTCATCAAGGACACCCCGCCCACCACGACATCCGAGGTGGTGGGGATGGTGTGCTCCGGCCAATGTCGAGGTTCG is a window of Agrococcus sp. Marseille-Q4369 DNA encoding:
- a CDS encoding ISL3 family transposase, coding for MFHATFATPDLTTFCGLDELGLEVVGQRLEPDRVVLECRLAETDPWCRSCGAEGVPRGTVTRRLAHEPFGHRPTTLLVRVRRYRCSPCGRTWRQDTTAAAPARAKLSRGGLRWALEGIVIDHLSMARVAAGLGVAWHTANDAVLAEGRRLLIDDPARLEGVTTLGVDEHVWRHTRRGDRYVTVVIDLTPIRDGTGPARLLDMVPGRSKQAFKTWLAARPTAWRDRLTVVAMDGFAGFKTAAAEEVPDAVAVMDPFHVVRLAGDALDDCRRRVQQHIHGHRGRRGVPLYGARRTLHTGLRFLTDRQGARLDALFADERHGAVEVTCEFYQRLVTAYREPDRAKAKQLMQALIEAIGSGVPQALKEIGKLGRTLKRRAADVLAYFDRPGTSNGPTEAINGRLEHLRGSALGFRNLSNYIARSLLEAGGFRPVLHPQMR